From Candidatus Bathyanammoxibius amoris, the proteins below share one genomic window:
- a CDS encoding dihydropteroate synthase, whose translation MIVVGERINGMFSNVKKAIKDRDPAAVHDLAKRQTEAGANYLDVNVGPGVADQAEAMQWLVSATQDASETPVSIDSQKIDVTKAGLKAASAPALINSCKSLEVLDEWVALALEHNASLVCLTIDKRGIPQDIDTRLEIAAGIVGTAMEKGLEPTRLFIDPILFPVNVDQKQPGYLLEVCRQISIISDPPPHIICGLSNLSQGTKERPLINRAYLTMALSAGLDSAVMDALDKDLMDAAITTEMLLNKHIYNDDFLKAARS comes from the coding sequence ATGATAGTTGTCGGTGAAAGAATAAACGGTATGTTCTCTAACGTTAAGAAGGCGATAAAGGACCGTGACCCTGCGGCCGTTCATGACCTGGCAAAACGTCAGACAGAGGCCGGGGCAAACTACCTGGACGTGAACGTGGGTCCCGGAGTGGCCGACCAGGCAGAGGCCATGCAGTGGCTGGTCAGCGCCACGCAAGATGCGTCTGAAACCCCGGTATCCATCGACAGCCAGAAAATCGACGTGACAAAGGCAGGGCTGAAGGCCGCCAGCGCCCCCGCGCTGATAAACTCCTGCAAGAGCCTGGAGGTCCTGGACGAGTGGGTGGCCCTCGCCCTTGAGCACAACGCCTCACTGGTATGTCTTACCATCGACAAGAGGGGCATACCCCAGGATATAGATACGCGTCTGGAGATAGCCGCAGGCATCGTTGGAACGGCGATGGAAAAGGGCCTTGAACCGACACGGTTATTTATAGACCCTATACTGTTCCCGGTAAACGTTGACCAGAAACAGCCTGGCTACCTGCTTGAGGTCTGCCGCCAGATAAGTATCATCTCAGACCCGCCACCGCACATCATCTGCGGTCTGAGCAACCTGTCACAGGGAACCAAGGAGAGACCCCTCATAAACAGGGCATACCTTACAATGGCACTCTCGGCAGGACTTGACTCCGCCGTTATGGACGCGCTGGACAAAGACCTGATGGACGCGGCCATAACTACGGAGATGCTCCTTAATAAACATATCTATAACGACGATTTTTTAAAGGCGGCACGGAGCTGA
- the moaA gene encoding GTP 3',8-cyclase MoaA yields MLDRFQRKITRLRISVTDLCNLYCVYCKPPKGVHHLPRKEILSFEEIAMVVRCAAQLGVRSYRLTGGEPLTRRNMKSLVALLSKTPGVEDLAMTTNGVILKRYARALRDAGLMRINISLDSLRQERFKRITGGGNIQDVIDGIEAAIGAGFEQTKVNMVVMRGVNDDEIEDFARLSLDKPLEVRFIEYMAFGCRMIEEKKFVPGREVLERIGKIGALEIVSAAASGAEKMPRVSASQGLRGPAKLYRLEGARGVLGLISPVSQPFCGDCNRLRLTSEGKLRACLLSGGEIDLKSILRAEGHVSDGQPNPDLEKAVCEAFIKVSHMKPEVHSGRGEPVMCQIGG; encoded by the coding sequence ATGTTGGACCGATTCCAGAGAAAGATAACCCGCCTCAGGATATCCGTAACAGACCTTTGCAACCTATATTGTGTCTACTGCAAGCCGCCAAAGGGGGTGCATCACCTGCCGCGGAAGGAGATACTGAGCTTTGAGGAGATTGCCATGGTGGTGAGGTGTGCCGCGCAGTTAGGCGTCAGGAGCTACAGGCTCACTGGAGGCGAACCCTTAACCCGGAGGAACATGAAGTCTCTGGTCGCCTTACTGAGCAAGACCCCCGGTGTAGAAGACCTGGCCATGACCACAAACGGGGTAATACTCAAACGCTACGCCCGCGCGCTCAGGGACGCAGGCCTTATGCGGATAAATATCAGCCTCGACAGCCTCCGGCAGGAGCGTTTCAAACGAATCACCGGCGGCGGCAACATTCAAGACGTGATAGATGGCATCGAGGCCGCCATTGGTGCGGGTTTTGAGCAGACCAAGGTCAACATGGTGGTCATGCGCGGCGTCAATGACGACGAAATAGAGGATTTTGCCCGGCTCAGCCTGGACAAGCCGCTGGAGGTCCGCTTCATAGAGTACATGGCATTTGGGTGCAGGATGATTGAAGAGAAAAAATTTGTCCCTGGTCGGGAGGTACTGGAGCGTATCGGTAAGATTGGAGCCCTGGAAATTGTGAGTGCGGCAGCTTCCGGGGCAGAAAAAATGCCGCGTGTTTCCGCGTCACAGGGGTTGAGAGGTCCTGCTAAACTATATCGTCTGGAGGGTGCCCGGGGCGTCCTGGGCCTGATATCTCCAGTAAGTCAGCCCTTCTGTGGAGACTGCAATCGCCTGAGACTCACCTCCGAGGGCAAACTAAGGGCCTGCCTGCTTTCAGGCGGAGAGATAGACCTGAAGTCCATCCTCAGGGCGGAAGGCCATGTCTCAGACGGACAGCCGAATCCAGACCTGGAGAAGGCCGTGTGCGAGGCGTTTATTAAGGTATCTCATATGAAACCAGAGGTCCACTCAGGCCGGGGTGAACCGGTTATGTGCCAGATAGGCGGCTGA
- a CDS encoding AAA family ATPase translates to MPFTIALAGKGGTGKTTIAALTIRYMIEQLGQSVFAVDADPNASLGNALGVDCERSVSDVREDVIEKKLDFPAGMSKEMYIESSIEGCLIEKSKFDLLVMGRPEGPGCYCYVNNLLRKYLDSYGKSYSFVVIDNEAGMEHLSRRTTNRVDLMLVVCEPTVIGAVTAERIMKLSRKLPISIKERALLLNRVPEEGVSENIRKQLDKNNLKPELLIGFDTEILKASSDGTSLLEIPGDNPSYTALSGFLKKRLTAEVLSK, encoded by the coding sequence ATGCCATTTACAATCGCATTAGCCGGCAAGGGTGGAACCGGTAAAACCACCATCGCCGCCTTAACTATTCGCTACATGATAGAACAGCTCGGGCAATCGGTGTTTGCCGTAGACGCCGACCCGAACGCCTCCCTGGGCAACGCCCTTGGGGTCGACTGTGAAAGAAGCGTATCCGACGTCCGGGAAGACGTAATCGAGAAGAAATTGGACTTTCCGGCGGGGATGTCAAAGGAGATGTACATAGAATCCAGCATAGAGGGCTGTTTAATTGAAAAGTCTAAGTTCGACCTCCTGGTCATGGGAAGACCGGAAGGCCCAGGTTGCTACTGCTACGTGAACAACCTCTTGAGAAAGTATTTGGACAGTTACGGGAAGTCGTACTCGTTCGTGGTCATAGACAACGAAGCGGGTATGGAACACCTGTCCAGAAGGACCACCAACCGCGTTGACCTCATGCTGGTAGTATGCGAGCCGACGGTAATAGGCGCCGTTACCGCCGAGAGGATAATGAAGCTCTCACGGAAGCTTCCCATATCGATAAAAGAAAGGGCCCTTCTGTTAAACAGGGTGCCCGAAGAAGGTGTAAGCGAGAATATCAGGAAGCAACTGGACAAAAACAATCTCAAGCCGGAGCTTCTCATAGGGTTTGATACCGAAATACTCAAGGCGTCTTCCGATGGGACGTCACTCCTGGAAATACCGGGAGACAACCCTTCATATACGGCGTTGAGCGGGTTTCTCAAGAAACGCCTGACCGCAGAGGTATTAAGTAAATAG
- the cdhD gene encoding CO dehydrogenase/acetyl-CoA synthase subunit delta, with amino-acid sequence MEIPSVAENWSGKVREVTIGATKEEGGTREKVVKVGGAASVPCMDFEGGTGNKPAIAMDVLDMPPEGWPESLLEHYKDVIDDPARWAEKCVKEFGADLVCLKLDSVHPDKGNKSPDDAAKTVRSVLEAVSVPLIIWGCDDPNKDNEIMPKVSQAAKGEKCLLYGATQDNYKTITAICMADGHNLITQAPVDVNIQKQVNILTTDIGFPVDRIVMFQTTGALGYGIEYVYSIHERQRLAALSGDKWLALPVLTNVGYESWRAKEAKAGDSEAPGWGLAKERGPIWETVTATTILQSGIDIIRMLHPKAVKAVKQCIDDLYGNGA; translated from the coding sequence ATGGAGATACCCAGTGTAGCAGAGAACTGGTCCGGTAAAGTGAGGGAAGTCACCATCGGAGCTACTAAAGAAGAAGGTGGCACCCGTGAGAAGGTAGTAAAGGTCGGGGGGGCCGCCAGTGTCCCCTGCATGGATTTTGAGGGCGGCACGGGCAACAAACCGGCGATTGCCATGGACGTGCTGGATATGCCTCCGGAGGGCTGGCCCGAATCACTTCTGGAGCATTATAAGGACGTCATTGACGACCCTGCCAGGTGGGCGGAAAAATGTGTAAAGGAGTTCGGCGCGGACCTTGTCTGCCTGAAGCTGGACAGTGTCCACCCGGACAAGGGTAACAAAAGCCCGGACGACGCGGCCAAGACCGTGCGCTCCGTGTTAGAGGCCGTCAGCGTGCCGCTTATAATCTGGGGGTGTGACGATCCAAACAAGGACAACGAAATCATGCCAAAGGTCAGTCAGGCCGCCAAGGGGGAGAAATGTCTCCTCTACGGTGCTACACAGGACAACTATAAGACCATCACCGCCATATGCATGGCGGACGGGCATAACCTGATTACGCAGGCCCCGGTGGACGTAAACATACAGAAACAGGTGAACATACTCACGACCGACATCGGTTTCCCTGTGGACAGGATAGTAATGTTCCAGACAACGGGTGCCCTGGGTTACGGCATTGAGTATGTCTACTCAATCCACGAACGACAGCGGCTTGCGGCCCTCTCCGGTGATAAGTGGCTCGCGCTGCCAGTCCTCACGAACGTCGGGTACGAATCCTGGAGGGCCAAGGAGGCGAAGGCCGGAGACAGCGAGGCACCGGGATGGGGCCTTGCAAAAGAAAGGGGCCCAATCTGGGAGACCGTGACCGCCACCACTATCCTGCAGTCGGGGATAGACATCATCAGGATGCTCCACCCAAAGGCCGTAAAAGCGGTGAAACAGTGCATCGACGACCTCTACGGCAATGGTGCCTGA
- a CDS encoding alginate export family protein — protein sequence MMTGRLKTCLGVLLGSACVLLYALPCSADSSASIDDMQQELRSLKAEVESLRADLNNGKDEIQVQNDELLASKREYSQLSEQVRGLRQANTQGTDTLKDQIKKELGIIPNVYNNAARKIRVGMNLRTRGEYSNTFAQMTDLIGQSGWRSGAPIFPNFGKPANSQTVVLSRVRLNIDADIHEHLRAFLQIQDSRYWGIEGNTGGTAARMGGTSPIGGGTGQITTDFHQAYVDVRKLFDYPVTMRVGRQEIIWGDHRLFGSFGWHNIANSFNAIRGFYDVEDYAFQTFAAILAHDPRTSRATAVGVPVGGRAMKSNDVQNYGAMFTLKNLVPDGNLALMVLHNNNQLGGLANTQANSRGNRQIWDVGGRIAGKVGKPFDYSGEFHGQWGEYQNQDHEAFAGYIAAGYTLHDVMWKPRFGLEGDWSPGDDDGRSGDHETFFNFYPTNHKHYGYMDQMAWMNIKAIRGQLKIKPMKKMVAWADVWGMWLDDTDDNWYNAGQATMRGYSTNGLANQNPSSHLGTELDLTWKYKLYKNVALQAGYSHFFAGDYLKDTAATGSDPATQGVRRSNSGASSDWGYMQMVIGF from the coding sequence ATGATGACGGGTCGTTTAAAGACCTGCCTGGGGGTGTTGCTAGGGAGCGCTTGCGTGCTTCTTTACGCCCTGCCTTGCAGCGCCGATAGTTCAGCCAGCATAGATGATATGCAGCAGGAACTTCGGTCACTCAAGGCGGAGGTAGAGTCTTTGAGGGCGGATTTGAATAACGGCAAGGATGAGATTCAGGTTCAGAATGATGAACTCCTTGCCTCGAAGAGAGAATACAGTCAACTCTCGGAACAAGTAAGAGGCCTGAGGCAGGCCAACACGCAGGGCACGGATACGCTGAAGGACCAGATCAAGAAAGAGTTGGGAATAATCCCCAACGTCTACAACAACGCGGCCCGGAAGATACGTGTAGGGATGAATCTGAGGACCAGGGGTGAGTATTCCAACACCTTCGCTCAGATGACGGACCTTATCGGTCAGTCGGGTTGGCGAAGTGGTGCGCCGATTTTCCCGAACTTCGGTAAGCCCGCCAACAGTCAGACGGTCGTATTGAGCCGTGTTCGGCTCAATATCGACGCCGACATCCATGAGCACCTCAGGGCGTTCTTGCAGATCCAGGACTCCAGATACTGGGGTATTGAGGGTAATACCGGAGGCACTGCTGCCAGGATGGGTGGTACTTCTCCTATCGGGGGCGGCACGGGCCAGATTACGACGGACTTCCATCAGGCCTATGTAGACGTCAGGAAGCTGTTCGACTACCCGGTTACGATGAGGGTTGGCCGCCAGGAGATTATCTGGGGCGACCACAGGCTGTTTGGCAGCTTCGGATGGCATAACATAGCCAACAGCTTTAACGCCATCAGGGGATTCTATGACGTGGAGGATTACGCGTTCCAGACCTTTGCTGCTATATTGGCCCATGACCCGCGTACATCCCGCGCCACAGCGGTAGGTGTCCCTGTGGGGGGAAGGGCAATGAAGTCCAATGACGTCCAGAACTATGGCGCTATGTTTACCCTTAAGAACCTGGTGCCTGATGGTAATCTGGCGTTGATGGTCCTTCACAATAATAACCAGCTTGGTGGCTTAGCGAATACACAGGCAAATAGTCGCGGCAACAGGCAGATATGGGACGTTGGCGGCAGGATAGCGGGTAAGGTCGGAAAGCCCTTTGACTATTCCGGCGAATTCCACGGGCAGTGGGGTGAGTATCAGAACCAGGACCATGAGGCGTTCGCAGGTTATATAGCCGCTGGCTACACCCTGCATGACGTTATGTGGAAGCCAAGGTTCGGTCTTGAAGGCGACTGGTCGCCCGGCGACGATGACGGTCGCTCTGGAGACCACGAGACATTCTTCAACTTCTACCCCACAAACCACAAGCACTACGGCTACATGGACCAGATGGCCTGGATGAACATAAAGGCTATCAGGGGTCAGTTAAAGATTAAACCGATGAAGAAGATGGTTGCCTGGGCAGATGTATGGGGCATGTGGCTGGATGATACCGATGATAACTGGTACAACGCCGGTCAGGCTACGATGCGCGGTTACTCGACGAATGGCCTTGCCAACCAGAATCCGAGTTCTCATCTGGGTACAGAGCTTGACCTGACCTGGAAGTACAAGCTCTACAAGAACGTTGCCCTGCAGGCGGGATACTCGCATTTCTTTGCTGGTGATTATCTCAAGGATACTGCGGCGACTGGCTCGGATCCAGCTACCCAGGGTGTAAGGCGGAGTAATAGTGGTGCTAGCAGTGACTGGGGCTACATGCAGATGGTAATAGGCTTCTAA
- a CDS encoding acyl-CoA thioesterase yields the protein MKSSTTKLRVRYPETDKMGVVHHTNYFVYFEIARLEYLRGLGLPYSELEKDDTQLAVLEAHCKYKAPARFDDLLVVETWLSGITAAQMELSYKIYREESGGDTSTLLAEGYTKLVCIDENLRAKRIPDKIRNILPLEDVSGT from the coding sequence ATGAAATCTTCCACCACAAAACTGCGGGTCAGATATCCCGAAACGGACAAGATGGGTGTGGTACACCATACCAACTACTTCGTCTATTTTGAAATCGCGCGGCTCGAATATCTTCGCGGCCTGGGCCTGCCATACTCAGAACTTGAAAAAGACGACACACAGCTGGCCGTCCTTGAGGCACACTGCAAGTACAAGGCCCCGGCGCGTTTTGACGACCTGCTGGTGGTGGAAACGTGGCTCTCGGGGATTACCGCCGCACAGATGGAACTGTCTTACAAGATCTACCGTGAAGAGTCCGGCGGCGACACCTCCACCCTCCTGGCGGAGGGCTATACCAAACTGGTCTGCATAGACGAAAATCTCAGGGCGAAACGCATACCCGACAAGATAAGAAACATCCTGCCACTGGAGGACGTCTCCGGCACATAA
- a CDS encoding ASKHA domain-containing protein, which translates to MSKKNHTFKIRFLPNDKTVGVEPGTTVLEAAHKADVYISSLCGGVATCGKCKVIVEEGATESPPSPLLSKKEIKNKYVLACQAKVESDLLVSIPPETRIEAGKILITREEEREVTPGMTPALLPGLEYRHDPLVKKLHVELEPPTMDNNLADYERLLRAVTLKEDVDMESLEADIELIRQMPDILRKSDWKLTATVAEHGTMREIIKLEPGDTTRNQIGAAVDVGTTTVVVQLLDLATNHTLDSEATYNSQMKWGEDYIQRIIYATEKGSLKEMQETIINDINELISTLTLRNGLHPEDVSVMCCSGNTAMIHFLLGLDPSLIRKEPYIPVANSVPRLKAVELGININQDGLLYCLPSVAAYVGGDITGGVAAIGLDKQGPLSLFIDIGTNGEVALGNTEWLVCCSSSAGPAFEGSGVKHGMRAANGAIERLQISEDFDVRYKVIGDCQPRGICGSGLLDTIAALLRSGAVNKSGKLVKGATPRVRKTEDTWEFLLVEGKETATGTDLAITQADIENLIRSKAAVYASVSTLIDSMGLNVTDIETVYLAGGFGNYLDIDNTITIGMLPEMPPHKVCFVGNSSLAGARLSLLSKEAFGRVNEIASKMTYFDLMGNPAFMDKFMSANFLPHTNPDEFPNVYRALAIESETKD; encoded by the coding sequence ATGTCCAAGAAAAACCATACTTTTAAAATCCGTTTCCTTCCCAACGATAAGACAGTCGGGGTTGAACCGGGCACCACCGTGCTGGAAGCGGCACACAAGGCGGACGTCTACATCTCCAGCCTCTGCGGCGGTGTCGCCACATGCGGAAAATGCAAGGTCATAGTAGAAGAAGGGGCCACTGAGAGCCCGCCGTCACCGCTGCTATCAAAGAAGGAAATAAAGAACAAATACGTCCTCGCCTGCCAGGCAAAGGTAGAGAGCGACCTCCTGGTCTCAATCCCCCCCGAGACCAGGATAGAAGCAGGAAAGATACTCATAACCCGGGAAGAAGAGAGGGAAGTAACCCCGGGTATGACACCGGCACTGCTGCCCGGTCTGGAATACAGGCATGACCCGCTGGTAAAGAAACTGCACGTCGAGCTCGAACCCCCTACCATGGACAACAACCTTGCGGATTATGAACGTCTGCTGAGGGCTGTCACGCTCAAAGAGGACGTCGACATGGAATCGCTGGAGGCAGACATCGAGCTCATAAGGCAGATGCCCGATATCCTCAGGAAAAGCGACTGGAAATTAACGGCCACAGTGGCTGAGCACGGCACTATGAGGGAAATTATCAAACTGGAGCCGGGTGACACGACAAGAAATCAGATCGGCGCTGCCGTTGACGTGGGCACGACTACCGTCGTGGTACAACTGCTCGACCTGGCAACCAACCATACACTGGATTCCGAGGCCACGTACAACTCCCAGATGAAGTGGGGAGAGGATTACATACAGCGAATCATTTACGCCACGGAAAAAGGCTCTCTGAAGGAAATGCAAGAAACCATCATAAACGACATAAACGAGCTTATTTCCACCCTCACGTTAAGAAACGGCCTTCACCCGGAAGACGTCTCAGTGATGTGCTGCTCCGGCAATACCGCGATGATACACTTCTTACTGGGTCTCGACCCCTCACTTATCCGCAAGGAGCCTTATATTCCTGTGGCAAACTCCGTCCCCCGGCTGAAGGCCGTAGAGCTGGGGATCAACATAAACCAGGACGGCCTCCTTTATTGTCTTCCCAGCGTCGCTGCCTATGTCGGCGGAGACATAACCGGGGGCGTCGCCGCCATCGGGTTAGACAAACAGGGTCCACTCTCTCTGTTCATAGACATAGGCACAAACGGCGAGGTCGCCCTTGGTAACACGGAGTGGTTGGTATGCTGCTCATCCTCCGCGGGGCCGGCGTTTGAGGGCAGCGGCGTCAAACACGGAATGCGCGCGGCCAACGGGGCCATTGAAAGATTACAGATATCGGAAGATTTCGACGTCAGATACAAGGTAATCGGAGACTGCCAGCCCAGGGGAATATGCGGGTCAGGCCTCCTTGACACCATTGCAGCCCTGCTGCGCTCCGGAGCGGTGAACAAATCCGGGAAGCTCGTAAAGGGTGCCACACCCCGCGTCAGGAAGACGGAAGACACCTGGGAGTTCCTGCTGGTAGAGGGGAAAGAAACCGCCACGGGTACGGACCTCGCAATAACACAGGCAGACATAGAGAACCTCATCCGTTCAAAGGCGGCTGTATACGCGTCGGTTTCCACACTTATTGATTCAATGGGTCTTAACGTCACGGATATAGAGACGGTCTATCTCGCCGGCGGGTTTGGCAATTACCTGGACATCGATAACACAATAACCATAGGCATGCTGCCCGAGATGCCTCCACACAAGGTCTGTTTCGTTGGAAACAGCTCCCTGGCAGGGGCCAGACTCTCACTGCTTTCGAAGGAGGCCTTCGGCAGGGTAAATGAGATCGCCTCAAAGATGACCTACTTCGACCTTATGGGAAATCCGGCATTTATGGACAAGTTTATGTCGGCCAACTTTCTTCCCCACACCAATCCGGACGAATTTCCAAACGTTTACCGCGCGCTCGCAATAGAAAGTGAGACAAAGGATTAG
- a CDS encoding astacin family metallopeptidase translates to MRKSCILLFSALLLLLFWPAGAGGLEEGSKDDSLDAVIEEIALDVSAIRGIEFDGPVQYGIKTKDELREYLKKLIKEELPGDKLLADQKALAKFGLIPPDMHLETFLLELYTEQVVGFYDWRTKTLYLIDDIPENLLRPVISHELTHALQDQYVGIENLPIFREKENDDRIMATQALLEGDANSVMIDYALKPMGRDSTMLPNIEPLIEEFTSTMGGRLMTSAPAFIRSNVLFPYINGFTFIQQLRQSGGWAQVNRLLEHPPQSTEQVLHPEKYFAEADSPTTITLPQLSKELGKGWTLLGENTLGEFNTSMLLDEFLEDAPETITSGWDGDLYQVYEHEPSGEVALVWFTTWDGPGDAQEFFAGYASVLAKKYGSEGVSGTEQYSLVFTTREDDGTPVTQAHIALRESDVVVLDGVPRASIDAVKASALSKEPGTIR, encoded by the coding sequence TTGAGAAAATCCTGTATATTATTATTTTCTGCCCTGCTGTTGTTGCTGTTCTGGCCCGCCGGTGCAGGGGGGCTGGAAGAGGGCAGTAAGGACGACTCACTTGACGCCGTCATAGAGGAGATAGCCCTGGACGTATCAGCCATAAGAGGCATTGAATTCGATGGTCCTGTCCAATACGGCATAAAGACGAAGGACGAGCTGCGCGAGTATCTCAAAAAACTCATAAAAGAAGAGCTTCCGGGAGATAAGCTGCTGGCCGACCAGAAGGCCCTGGCCAAGTTTGGACTTATACCGCCGGATATGCATCTGGAAACCTTCCTGCTCGAATTGTACACCGAACAAGTAGTGGGCTTCTACGACTGGCGGACCAAAACACTGTACCTGATAGACGACATACCGGAAAACCTGCTCAGGCCCGTAATAAGCCATGAGCTGACTCACGCCCTTCAGGACCAATACGTGGGTATAGAAAACCTGCCCATATTCCGGGAGAAAGAGAACGACGACCGTATAATGGCAACACAGGCACTTCTGGAAGGTGATGCGAACTCGGTGATGATAGACTATGCGCTGAAACCCATGGGGAGAGACTCCACCATGCTCCCAAACATCGAGCCGCTTATCGAGGAATTCACGAGCACGATGGGCGGAAGGCTCATGACATCCGCCCCCGCGTTTATAAGAAGCAATGTGCTGTTCCCGTACATAAACGGATTCACCTTCATACAACAATTGAGACAGTCCGGCGGCTGGGCACAGGTGAACCGTCTGCTTGAGCACCCCCCACAGTCAACGGAGCAGGTGCTGCACCCTGAAAAATATTTCGCGGAGGCAGACTCCCCCACAACCATCACACTTCCACAGCTATCGAAAGAGTTGGGAAAGGGATGGACGCTGCTTGGCGAAAATACACTGGGCGAATTCAACACGAGTATGCTACTTGACGAATTTCTTGAAGATGCCCCGGAGACGATCACCTCGGGATGGGACGGGGACCTCTATCAAGTATACGAACATGAACCATCCGGCGAGGTTGCCCTGGTATGGTTCACTACATGGGATGGGCCCGGCGACGCGCAAGAATTCTTTGCGGGTTATGCGTCCGTGCTCGCAAAGAAGTACGGCTCCGAGGGGGTCTCCGGCACCGAACAGTACTCATTGGTATTCACAACGCGGGAGGACGACGGCACCCCTGTCACACAGGCGCATATAGCGCTCAGAGAGAGCGACGTAGTAGTCCTGGACGGGGTTCCCCGGGCGTCTATAGATGCCGTAAAGGCATCGGCATTGAGCAAAGAACCTGGGACAATACGCTGA
- a CDS encoding sigma-54 dependent transcriptional regulator, which translates to MENKLKILIVDDETNLLKTLSDILCENGFEVSVAKNARAALEMLGKEEFDIALIDIRMPGMDGVELLERIKEKHERLETIIMTAYGTIETAIKVTKLGAYAYMLKPLDVDELLVNIQKIVRLKSLKEEARFLQLQLEEKHGYKNIIGESRLIRQIVKTIKKVSLSNSTVLVIGESGSGKEMVSDAIHYSSRRYAKPYVKINCAAFPENLLESELFGYEKGAFTGADKQKIGKFEVAHGGTLFLDEIGDMPMAMQAKLLRVLERGEFERLGGNDVIKVDVRFIAATNQNIVEMIEERHFRSDLFYRLNTVIINMPALEERKDDIPLLIEHFLEKFSTEMSKRAPRVTDETMDIMVSYPWPGNVRELANAIERATIFCEDGEIRPDDLPTNVREGHMEIPSMKLSGERTLAALEMQHIGDTLKLTKGNKNEAARVLGIHRETLYKKIKKFNISI; encoded by the coding sequence ATGGAAAATAAGCTCAAAATCCTGATAGTCGACGACGAGACCAACCTCCTTAAAACCCTCAGTGACATACTTTGTGAGAACGGCTTTGAGGTCTCAGTGGCGAAGAACGCGCGTGCGGCATTGGAGATGTTGGGGAAAGAGGAGTTCGACATAGCCCTGATTGACATCAGGATGCCCGGCATGGACGGTGTTGAACTCCTCGAAAGAATAAAGGAGAAGCACGAAAGGCTTGAAACAATAATAATGACGGCTTACGGCACGATCGAGACGGCCATAAAGGTGACAAAACTGGGTGCGTACGCATACATGCTTAAGCCCCTTGACGTTGACGAACTGCTGGTAAACATCCAGAAGATAGTCAGGCTTAAATCCCTCAAAGAAGAGGCGCGTTTCCTGCAGTTGCAGCTGGAAGAGAAGCATGGTTACAAGAACATTATCGGTGAGTCCAGATTGATAAGACAGATAGTCAAGACTATAAAAAAGGTATCTCTCTCAAACTCCACGGTGCTTGTCATCGGGGAGAGCGGCAGTGGGAAAGAGATGGTGTCTGACGCCATCCATTACTCCAGCCGGCGCTACGCCAAGCCGTACGTCAAGATAAACTGTGCGGCGTTTCCTGAGAACCTGCTTGAGAGTGAGCTCTTTGGCTACGAGAAGGGCGCCTTCACGGGGGCGGATAAACAGAAGATAGGCAAGTTTGAGGTGGCACACGGCGGCACGCTCTTTCTTGATGAAATAGGCGACATGCCCATGGCCATGCAGGCGAAGCTCCTCAGGGTACTTGAAAGGGGCGAATTCGAGAGGCTGGGGGGCAATGATGTGATAAAGGTAGACGTACGCTTTATCGCGGCCACCAACCAGAACATTGTGGAAATGATAGAGGAAAGACATTTCCGCAGCGACCTTTTCTACAGGCTCAACACCGTTATCATTAACATGCCGGCCCTGGAGGAGAGGAAGGACGACATACCCCTCCTGATAGAGCATTTTCTAGAAAAATTTTCTACTGAAATGAGCAAGAGGGCGCCGCGCGTGACAGATGAAACAATGGATATTATGGTGTCATATCCGTGGCCGGGCAATGTCAGAGAGCTGGCCAATGCGATCGAGAGAGCGACAATATTCTGCGAAGACGGTGAAATAAGGCCCGATGACCTCCCTACGAACGTCCGGGAGGGACATATGGAGATTCCTTCAATGAAACTCTCAGGCGAACGTACGCTTGCAGCCCTGGAGATGCAACACATCGGCGACACCCTTAAGCTTACCAAAGGCAATAAGAACGAGGCCGCACGCGTGTTAGGAATCCATAGAGAGACCTTGTATAAAAAGATAAAAAAGTTTAACATATCCATATAG